One stretch of Streptococcus australis DNA includes these proteins:
- a CDS encoding phosphatase PAP2 family protein, giving the protein MKNYQEWYRNISSRLISRPTLLFLLRSFNRLMTVAMPMVYLTLLVTTYMQLGLGKRVVVYLLVPATGFVILSLFRKKINHSRPYETWNISPLLDKDSSGQSMPSRHVFSATIISMACIHASLPVGLACLLFSALLGLVRVLGGVHYPKDVLVGYACGLVWGFLFFLF; this is encoded by the coding sequence AGTCGTCCCACCCTTTTATTTCTACTACGCAGTTTCAATCGTTTGATGACAGTCGCCATGCCTATGGTCTATCTGACCTTGCTAGTCACCACTTACATGCAGCTAGGGCTGGGGAAGCGAGTTGTGGTTTATTTGCTTGTCCCCGCCACAGGTTTTGTAATTTTGTCCCTTTTTCGTAAGAAAATCAATCACTCACGCCCCTACGAAACTTGGAACATCAGTCCCTTGCTTGACAAGGATAGTTCGGGACAGTCGATGCCTAGTCGCCATGTTTTTTCGGCAACCATCATCTCCATGGCCTGTATACATGCTAGTCTACCTGTTGGATTGGCATGCTTGCTCTTTTCAGCTTTGTTGGGGTTGGTGAGGGTTTTAGGGGGTGTTCATTATCCCAAGGATGTCTTGGTTGGCTATGCTTGTGGTCTGGTGTGGGGATTCCTTTTCTTCCTATTCTGA
- a CDS encoding LytTR family DNA-binding domain-containing protein — protein sequence MKLRIEIDGNLEETEIVIKTPTLTDEIADLQRLLQESKAPRLTFYKGTGEYYLDLSEILFFETEGSKIYAHNQKEAYEVRLKLYELESILPRYFSRVSKSTIANIRQIYSVDKSFSGTGTISFYQTHKEVHVSRHYQSLLKENLRNMR from the coding sequence ATGAAGTTACGAATTGAGATTGACGGCAATTTAGAGGAGACTGAAATTGTCATCAAGACACCCACTTTGACAGATGAAATTGCAGATTTGCAACGGCTCTTGCAAGAGTCAAAGGCTCCGAGGTTGACTTTTTACAAGGGGACAGGTGAATATTATCTAGACTTGTCAGAAATTCTCTTCTTTGAAACAGAAGGGAGCAAGATCTACGCTCATAACCAGAAGGAAGCCTATGAAGTTCGTCTCAAACTTTATGAGTTGGAGTCCATCTTGCCTCGCTATTTTAGTCGAGTGTCCAAGTCAACTATCGCAAACATCCGTCAGATTTACTCAGTGGATAAGTCCTTTTCAGGAACGGGCACTATTTCCTTTTATCAGACACACAAGGAGGTTCATGTCTCGCGACATTACCAATCCCTCCTAAAAGAAAATCTAAGAAACATGAGGTGA
- a CDS encoding LiaF transmembrane domain-containing protein gives MKKKAFGIVLLVLAAWILLQGNFGIPSLDGKMWPLLGIAFFAYQSVEALLRRHLTSAVFTALVALMIANHFYNILPIPNQSLFWASILAVLGVGYLTHSSKFWYGKKWWYNGERTVITDKEVTFGSGTFYKQDQELVDDQVEVAFGDAKIYYDNAEMLGDFATLNIEVAFGNATVYVPQHWRVDLKVETSFGAAKADAPVAPTNKTLIIRGEVAFGKLGVVYVK, from the coding sequence ATGAAAAAGAAAGCATTTGGTATTGTTTTATTGGTTTTAGCAGCTTGGATCTTGCTGCAAGGGAATTTTGGAATTCCTTCTTTGGATGGCAAGATGTGGCCTTTACTAGGTATCGCCTTTTTTGCCTACCAATCAGTTGAAGCTTTACTTCGTCGTCACCTGACATCGGCAGTTTTTACCGCTCTAGTAGCCTTAATGATTGCGAATCATTTTTATAACATTTTACCAATCCCAAACCAGTCTTTGTTTTGGGCTAGTATTCTAGCAGTGCTAGGAGTCGGCTATCTCACTCACTCAAGTAAGTTTTGGTATGGTAAAAAATGGTGGTACAACGGTGAGCGAACAGTCATCACGGATAAGGAAGTCACTTTTGGTAGTGGAACCTTCTATAAACAAGATCAAGAACTTGTAGACGATCAGGTGGAAGTCGCTTTTGGAGACGCAAAAATTTACTATGACAATGCAGAGATGTTAGGTGATTTTGCGACTTTGAATATCGAAGTGGCTTTTGGTAATGCAACTGTCTATGTTCCACAACACTGGCGTGTCGATTTGAAAGTGGAAACATCCTTTGGTGCAGCTAAGGCAGATGCTCCTGTAGCACCAACAAACAAAACCTTGATTATCCGTGGGGAAGTCGCCTTTGGTAAACTTGGCGTTGTCTACGTCAAATAA
- the rpmB gene encoding 50S ribosomal protein L28 produces MAKVCYFTGRKTVSGNNRSHAMNQTKRAVKPNLQKVTVLIDGKPKKVWASARALKSGKVERV; encoded by the coding sequence ATGGCTAAAGTATGTTACTTTACAGGTCGTAAGACTGTATCAGGAAACAACCGTTCACACGCGATGAACCAAACAAAACGTGCCGTAAAACCAAACCTTCAAAAAGTTACTGTTCTTATCGATGGTAAACCTAAAAAAGTTTGGGCTTCAGCTCGTGCTTTGAAATCAGGTAAAGTTGAACGCGTTTAA
- a CDS encoding Asp23/Gls24 family envelope stress response protein, producing MTVKINTKDGQIELTDEVIATVVGGAATEIFGVVGMASKNTLKDNFQALLGKENYAKGVVVKAAEDGSIAVDVYTVLSYGTKISEVSKNIQERVRFSLENQLGITAQTVNVYIQNIKVVGE from the coding sequence ATGACTGTAAAAATTAATACAAAAGATGGTCAAATCGAACTGACAGATGAAGTGATTGCAACCGTTGTAGGTGGTGCAGCAACTGAGATTTTTGGTGTGGTCGGTATGGCTAGCAAAAATACCCTCAAAGATAATTTCCAAGCCCTTCTTGGTAAGGAAAATTATGCAAAAGGTGTTGTCGTGAAGGCCGCCGAAGATGGCAGTATTGCAGTTGATGTTTATACCGTGTTGAGCTACGGAACAAAGATTAGTGAAGTCTCAAAAAACATCCAAGAGCGTGTTCGTTTTAGTTTGGAAAACCAACTAGGCATCACTGCTCAGACTGTGAATGTCTACATTCAAAATATCAAAGTTGTAGGAGAATAA
- a CDS encoding DAK2 domain-containing protein, with amino-acid sequence MSKITTSLFQEMVQAASTRLNKQAEYVNSLNVFPVPDGDTGTNMGMTIENGAKEVADKPASTVGEVASILAKGLLMGARGNSGVITSQLFRGFSQAIKDKDELTGQDLALAFQSGVEVAYKAVMKPVEGTILTVSRGAAIGAKKKAEETDDAVEVMRAALEGAKRALAKTPDMLPVLKEVGVVDSGGQGLVFIYEGFLSALTGEYSASEDFVATPANMGEMINAEHHKSVAGHVATEDITFGYCTEIMVALKQGPTYAKDFDYDEFRNYLNDLGDSLLVVNDDEIVKVHVHTEDPGLVMQEGLKYGSLVKVKVDNMRNQHEAQVEKEAQVSKPAEEKEYALIAVVAGQGLADIFRAQGVDYVIEGGQTMNPSTEDFIKAVEQVNARNIIFLPNNKNIFMAAQSAAEVLDQPAVVVEARTLPQGLTSLLAFDPSKSIEENKERMTAALGDVISGSVTTAVRDTTIDGLEIHENDNLGMVDGKILVSNPDMHQTLTETLKHMLDEDSEIVTFYVGEDGSEELANQIAQEIAEEFEDVEVEIHQGQQPVYPYIFSVE; translated from the coding sequence GTGTCAAAAATTACTACCAGCTTATTTCAAGAAATGGTGCAGGCTGCATCAACTCGTTTGAATAAGCAAGCTGAATATGTCAATTCATTAAACGTCTTTCCAGTTCCAGATGGAGATACTGGGACAAACATGGGGATGACCATCGAGAATGGTGCCAAAGAAGTAGCAGACAAGCCAGCTTCTACAGTCGGAGAAGTGGCGAGTATTCTTGCTAAGGGGCTCTTGATGGGTGCGCGTGGAAACTCAGGAGTTATCACGTCTCAACTTTTCCGTGGCTTCTCTCAAGCTATCAAAGATAAAGACGAGTTAACAGGTCAAGATTTGGCCCTTGCTTTCCAATCTGGTGTCGAAGTAGCTTATAAAGCAGTTATGAAACCAGTCGAAGGAACTATTTTGACAGTTTCTCGTGGTGCGGCCATTGGGGCTAAGAAAAAAGCTGAGGAGACAGATGATGCTGTCGAGGTCATGCGTGCAGCCTTAGAAGGTGCTAAGAGAGCTCTGGCTAAGACTCCTGATATGCTCCCAGTCTTGAAAGAGGTTGGTGTCGTGGACTCTGGTGGTCAAGGCTTGGTCTTCATCTACGAAGGTTTCCTGTCAGCACTCACTGGTGAATACAGTGCGTCTGAGGACTTTGTAGCAACTCCAGCTAATATGGGTGAAATGATCAATGCAGAGCACCATAAGTCTGTAGCAGGGCATGTGGCAACTGAGGATATTACCTTCGGTTACTGTACGGAAATCATGGTTGCCCTTAAACAAGGCCCAACTTATGCCAAAGATTTTGACTATGATGAATTCCGTAACTACTTGAATGACCTTGGGGATTCTCTACTTGTTGTCAACGATGATGAAATCGTCAAAGTTCACGTCCATACAGAAGATCCAGGTCTTGTTATGCAAGAGGGACTTAAATATGGTAGCTTGGTCAAGGTCAAAGTGGACAACATGCGCAACCAACACGAAGCACAAGTAGAAAAAGAAGCTCAAGTCAGCAAGCCAGCTGAAGAAAAGGAATATGCTCTTATCGCAGTCGTAGCAGGTCAAGGATTGGCAGATATCTTCCGTGCCCAAGGTGTGGATTATGTCATTGAAGGTGGACAAACCATGAATCCTTCGACAGAGGACTTTATCAAGGCTGTTGAGCAAGTCAATGCTCGCAACATCATCTTCTTGCCAAACAACAAAAATATCTTCATGGCAGCTCAATCTGCCGCAGAGGTGTTAGATCAACCAGCTGTTGTGGTAGAAGCTCGTACTCTTCCTCAAGGATTGACGAGTCTGCTTGCCTTTGACCCAAGCAAATCAATCGAAGAAAACAAAGAACGTATGACTGCAGCCCTCGGTGATGTCATCAGCGGAAGTGTAACTACTGCCGTTCGCGACACAACTATCGATGGCTTGGAAATTCATGAAAATGACAATCTTGGTATGGTAGATGGCAAAATCCTTGTGTCAAACCCTGACATGCACCAAACCTTGACTGAAACTTTGAAGCACATGCTAGACGAAGACAGTGAAATCGTGACTTTCTATGTCGGCGAAGACGGAAGCGAAGAATTGGCTAACCAAATCGCCCAAGAAATCGCAGAAGAATTTGAAGATGTTGAAGTTGAGATTCACCAAGGTCAACAACCTGTATATCCATATATTTTCAGTGTGGAATAA
- a CDS encoding ABC transporter ATP-binding protein gives MTVIKVEKLSKKIKDKEILRNISFEINDGECVALIGPNGAGKTTLIDCLLGDKFVSSGQVAIQGFAPTDPRLKQLVSVLPQENAVVQSLKVKELLSFFKSLYPDSLSDKEIDDLLRFSDKQKNQLAGKLSGGQKRLFSFVLALIGRPKILFLDEPTAAMDTSTRQHFWEIVNRLKKNGVTIVYSSHYIEEVEHTADRILVLHKGELIRDTTPYAMRGEEQEKHFTVPLTYQEVISTLDQVQELEIKQNALSFTTKEASQVWKVLQEQGCMIEEIEVRNRTLLDSIFETTQD, from the coding sequence ATGACTGTGATTAAAGTTGAGAAATTGAGTAAGAAAATAAAAGACAAGGAGATCTTGCGGAACATCTCTTTTGAAATCAACGATGGTGAATGTGTCGCCTTGATCGGGCCTAACGGAGCAGGAAAAACAACCTTGATTGATTGCCTCTTGGGCGACAAGTTCGTGAGCTCAGGTCAGGTCGCCATTCAAGGCTTTGCGCCAACAGATCCTCGATTAAAACAGCTTGTTTCTGTCTTACCTCAAGAAAATGCAGTTGTTCAAAGCTTGAAAGTGAAAGAACTTCTATCATTTTTCAAGTCACTTTATCCCGACAGTCTTTCAGATAAAGAAATTGATGACTTGCTGAGATTCTCAGACAAGCAGAAAAATCAGCTAGCGGGCAAGTTGTCTGGTGGGCAAAAACGTTTGTTCTCTTTCGTGTTGGCTTTAATAGGTCGTCCGAAAATTCTATTTTTAGACGAGCCAACTGCTGCCATGGATACGTCGACACGTCAGCATTTTTGGGAAATTGTTAATCGATTAAAGAAAAATGGTGTCACTATTGTCTATTCTTCTCACTATATCGAAGAGGTAGAACATACGGCTGACCGCATTTTGGTGCTCCATAAGGGAGAATTGATTCGCGATACGACGCCTTATGCCATGCGTGGTGAAGAACAGGAAAAACACTTTACCGTGCCTCTAACTTATCAGGAAGTTATCAGCACTTTGGACCAGGTTCAAGAGCTTGAAATCAAGCAAAATGCTCTTTCCTTCACAACCAAAGAAGCCAGCCAGGTATGGAAAGTCTTGCAAGAACAGGGCTGCATGATCGAAGAAATTGAAGTTCGCAATCGAACTCTCTTAGACAGTATCTTCGAAACGACTCAAGACTAA
- a CDS encoding ABC transporter permease, producing MKNMTSLMKVEIILMKRQAIYYLLSIGLPSVFYLIFSGMMSGSDIPEIALQAYLFAMTLFSIMSSAFFSIPSTLESDKTNNWQKLIQHSPVSMVEYYVSKLFSTLLTFLLSIIVVFSVGHFVRGVTLPWLDWLVIGVMLLVGSVVFISMGVLVSLLPSAQLMTVVGNIAYIALAVLGGLWFPLDSFPEWLQSIGKLTPTYQLMQVVSTYLEHHEFSILSALVVLGYTVFFGVLVIQLKKRIEVK from the coding sequence ATGAAAAATATGACAAGTCTCATGAAAGTAGAAATCATTCTGATGAAACGGCAAGCCATCTACTACTTGCTATCCATCGGACTTCCAAGTGTGTTTTACCTTATTTTCTCTGGTATGATGTCAGGATCAGACATTCCAGAAATTGCTCTTCAAGCCTATCTCTTTGCCATGACGCTCTTTAGTATCATGTCAAGTGCTTTTTTCAGTATCCCTAGCACACTCGAGTCTGATAAGACAAACAACTGGCAAAAATTGATTCAACATTCTCCTGTATCTATGGTAGAATATTATGTATCAAAACTGTTCAGCACCCTACTGACTTTCTTGTTATCAATTATTGTTGTCTTTTCGGTTGGTCATTTTGTCCGTGGAGTGACTCTGCCTTGGCTTGATTGGTTGGTGATCGGAGTTATGTTACTGGTCGGAAGCGTGGTCTTTATCAGTATGGGTGTCTTGGTGAGCTTGCTACCCAGTGCTCAACTGATGACGGTTGTTGGAAATATTGCCTATATTGCTTTGGCTGTCCTAGGTGGACTGTGGTTCCCCTTGGATTCCTTCCCAGAATGGCTCCAATCTATTGGAAAGCTGACTCCAACCTATCAACTGATGCAGGTCGTCTCTACTTATTTGGAACACCATGAATTTAGTATTCTTTCTGCCTTGGTTGTACTAGGTTATACAGTTTTCTTTGGTGTATTGGTCATTCAACTGAAAAAACGGATTGAGGTAAAATAA
- a CDS encoding sensor histidine kinase → MLEKFKNIHYMFHISIVFIIFPIAGVIVGDYPLLTLLWTLLFVLAFYSVLISQNRTVQWLAWWSMLVYIFYTSVWLSSGFTWFIFYLSNLLIYELDEISFHSWRFVSFIVLQPFILTGIYMVNHVSPWQLLFFLVTFIFSDAMTFGLYRIRLSEDIKEEKMKQNAKLNLFLAENERSRIGQDLHDSLGHTFAMLSVKTDLALQLLQMQAYPQVEKELKEIHQISKESMNEVRTIIENLKTRTLASEFTTVKKMLEIAGIETEINHQLDTASLTQELESTASMILLELVTNIIKHAKASKAYLKLERTEKELILTVRDDGCGFASLKGDELHTVRDRVLPFSGEVKVISQKHPTEVQVRLAYKERN, encoded by the coding sequence ATGTTGGAAAAATTTAAAAACATTCATTATATGTTTCATATTTCAATAGTGTTTATCATCTTTCCTATAGCGGGTGTCATCGTTGGAGATTACCCGCTTTTAACCTTGCTATGGACCCTACTATTTGTACTTGCCTTCTATTCGGTTTTAATCAGTCAGAATCGCACCGTGCAGTGGCTAGCATGGTGGTCCATGCTTGTCTACATTTTTTATACATCTGTTTGGCTAAGTTCAGGTTTCACATGGTTTATCTTTTATTTATCCAATCTCCTTATTTATGAGCTGGATGAGATTTCTTTTCACTCTTGGCGTTTTGTCAGTTTTATTGTCCTGCAACCATTTATTCTGACCGGAATCTATATGGTCAATCATGTTAGTCCCTGGCAGCTACTCTTTTTCTTGGTGACCTTTATCTTTTCCGATGCAATGACCTTTGGTCTTTATCGAATTCGATTGTCGGAGGACATAAAAGAAGAAAAGATGAAACAAAATGCCAAGCTCAATCTTTTCTTGGCTGAAAACGAACGCAGTCGTATCGGCCAGGATCTTCATGACAGTCTAGGCCATACTTTTGCCATGCTGAGTGTGAAGACGGACCTTGCACTCCAGCTTCTCCAAATGCAGGCCTATCCTCAAGTGGAAAAAGAATTAAAAGAAATTCATCAGATCAGTAAAGAATCCATGAATGAAGTTCGTACAATTATCGAAAATCTTAAAACCAGAACCCTTGCTTCTGAATTTACGACTGTTAAAAAAATGCTGGAAATTGCAGGAATTGAAACAGAAATCAATCACCAACTAGATACAGCTAGCCTAACTCAGGAATTAGAATCAACGGCCTCCATGATTTTGCTTGAGTTAGTGACCAACATCATCAAACATGCCAAAGCATCCAAAGCCTACTTAAAATTAGAACGAACTGAGAAGGAACTCATTCTAACAGTGAGAGATGATGGCTGTGGCTTTGCTTCTCTAAAAGGGGATGAACTTCATACAGTCCGCGATCGTGTCCTTCCATTTTCAGGAGAAGTAAAGGTAATCAGTCAGAAACATCCGACGGAAGTGCAGGTTCGACTAGCTTATAAGGAGAGAAACTAA
- a CDS encoding response regulator transcription factor has product MKLLVAEDQSMLRDAMCQLLTFQPDVESVIQAKDGQEAIQLLEKETVDIAILDVEMPVKTGLEVLEWIRVQKLETKVVVVTTFKRPGYFERAIKAGVDAYVLKERSIADLMQTLHTVLEGRKEYSPELMEVVMTHPNPLTEQEIAVLKGIAQGLSNQEIADQLYLSNGTVRNYVTNILSKLDAGNRTEVANIAKESGWL; this is encoded by the coding sequence ATGAAACTACTTGTTGCAGAAGATCAAAGTATGTTGCGAGATGCTATGTGCCAGTTGCTTACCTTTCAACCAGATGTGGAGTCCGTCATACAAGCCAAGGATGGCCAAGAAGCAATCCAACTTTTAGAAAAAGAGACAGTAGATATCGCAATTCTTGACGTAGAAATGCCTGTTAAGACTGGCCTTGAAGTCTTGGAGTGGATACGAGTACAAAAGCTAGAAACTAAGGTAGTCGTCGTGACGACCTTCAAGCGCCCTGGCTATTTTGAACGTGCAATCAAGGCTGGAGTAGATGCATATGTCTTGAAAGAAAGGAGCATTGCAGATCTCATGCAAACCTTGCATACTGTTCTCGAAGGACGCAAGGAGTATTCACCTGAATTGATGGAAGTGGTGATGACGCATCCTAACCCGTTAACAGAGCAAGAGATTGCTGTCTTAAAGGGAATTGCTCAGGGTTTGTCTAACCAAGAGATCGCAGATCAGCTTTATCTATCAAATGGAACCGTCCGAAACTATGTCACCAATATTCTTTCGAAACTAGATGCTGGTAATCGAACAGAGGTAGCCAACATTGCAAAAGAATCTGGTTGGCTTTGA
- the rpsL gene encoding 30S ribosomal protein S12, which translates to MPTINQLVRKPRKSKVEKSKSPALNVGYNSHKKVQTNVSSPQKRGVATRVGTMTPKKPNSALRKFARVRLSNLIEVTAYIPGIGHNLQEHSVVLLRGGRVKDLPGVRYHIVRGALDTAGVNDRKQGRSKYGTKRPKA; encoded by the coding sequence ATGCCTACAATTAACCAATTGGTTCGCAAACCGCGTAAATCAAAAGTAGAAAAATCTAAATCACCAGCTTTGAACGTTGGTTACAACAGTCATAAAAAAGTTCAAACAAACGTTTCTTCACCACAAAAACGTGGTGTTGCAACTCGTGTGGGAACAATGACACCTAAAAAACCTAACTCTGCCCTTCGTAAATTCGCTCGTGTACGTTTGAGCAACCTTATCGAAGTTACTGCCTACATCCCAGGTATCGGACACAACTTGCAAGAGCACAGCGTGGTGCTTCTTCGTGGTGGACGTGTAAAAGACCTTCCGGGGGTACGTTACCATATCGTCCGTGGTGCACTTGATACTGCAGGTGTTAACGATCGTAAACAAGGCCGTTCTAAATACGGTACTAAACGTCCAAAAGCATAA
- the rpsG gene encoding 30S ribosomal protein S7: MSRKNRAPKRDVLPDPLYNSQLVTRLINRVMLDGKRGTAASIVYGAFEQIKEATGNDALEVFETAMENIMPVLEVRARRVGGSNYQVPVEVRPERRTTLGLRWLVTIARLRGEHTMQDRLAKEILDAANNTGAAVKKREDTHRMAEANRAFAHFRW; the protein is encoded by the coding sequence ATGAGTCGTAAAAATAGAGCTCCAAAACGTGATGTATTGCCAGATCCGCTTTACAATTCACAACTAGTTACTCGTCTTATCAACCGCGTTATGCTTGACGGTAAACGTGGTACAGCTGCTTCAATCGTTTACGGTGCTTTTGAGCAAATCAAAGAAGCTACTGGTAACGATGCACTTGAAGTATTTGAAACAGCTATGGAAAACATCATGCCTGTACTTGAAGTACGTGCACGTCGTGTTGGTGGATCTAACTACCAAGTCCCAGTTGAAGTTCGTCCAGAACGTCGTACAACACTTGGACTTCGTTGGTTGGTAACCATCGCTCGCCTTCGTGGTGAACACACAATGCAAGACCGTCTTGCAAAAGAAATCTTGGATGCTGCGAACAACACAGGTGCAGCAGTTAAGAAACGTGAAGACACTCACCGTATGGCTGAAGCTAACCGTGCCTTCGCACACTTCCGTTGGTAA